From the genome of Syngnathus acus chromosome 24, fSynAcu1.2, whole genome shotgun sequence, one region includes:
- the pex7 gene encoding peroxisomal biogenesis factor 7, translating into MTKKKARKKTRATSLEPRTMTAAMATKVFRSPARHGYAVEASPFFPGRLACATSQHYGIAGGGSLLVLDETPAGLRLVRSWEWSDGLFDVSWSEANEHVLVAAGGDGSLQLWDVHHGAPIGLAKGHAQEVYAVDWSQTRGDDAIVSGSWDRTAKVWDPILGQSLSTFTGHQGVIYSTIWSPHISACFASCSGDGTLRVWDVKAGACRLAVPAHDGEVLSCDWCKYDQNIMASGSVDGSVRVWDLRNPRRPVNQMRGHTSAVRRVKFSPFSGNTLASCSYDFTVRFWDRTRDGAPVDTVEHHSEFVCGLDFSLHVPGQVLDCAWDETVKIYTPPSLSAGAARL; encoded by the exons ATGACGAAGAAGAAAGCCCGGAAAAAGACAAGAGCGACAAGTTTGGAA CCGAGGACGATGACCGCCGCTATGGCGACGAAGGTGTTCCGCAGCCCGGCTCGACACGGCTACGCGGTGGAGGCGTCGCCCTTCTTCCCTGGCAGGCTGGCGTGCGCCACCTCTCAGCACTACGGCATAGCAG GTGGCGGCTCACTTTTGGTTCTGGATGAAACGCCGGCCGGACTGCGCCTCGTTCGAAG CTGGGAGTGGAGCGACGGCTTGTTCGACGTGTCGTGGAGCGAGGCCAACGAGCACGTGTTGGTGGCGGCCGGTGGCGACGGGAGCCTGCAACTGTGGGACGTTCATCACGGCGCCCCAATCGGGCTGGCCAAGGGGCACGCGCAAGAG GTCTACGCGGTGGACTGGAGTCAGACGAGAGGCGACGACGCCATCGTGTCGGGATCGTGGGACCGCACCGCCAAAGTA TGGGACCCCATCCTTGGCCAATCGCTGAGCACTTTCACAGGTCACCAGGGCGTCATCTACAGCACCATTTGGTCCCCTCACATCTCGGCGTGCTTTGCTTCATGCTCAG GTGACGGGACACTACGAGTGTGGGACGTCAAGGCCGGTGCATGCCGATTGGCGGTCCCGGCGCACGACGGCGAGGTCCTGAGCTGCGATTGGTGCAAATACGATCAG AATATCATGGCGAGCGGCTCGGTGGATGGCAGCGTGCGCGTTTGGGACCTGAGGAACCCCAGACGGCCCGTCAATCAAATGAGAGGCCACACCTCCGCCGTCCGTCGAGTCAAG TTTTCTCCTTTTAGCGGCAACACGTTGGCGTCCTGCTCGTACGACTTCACCGTCAG GTTCTGGGACCGGACAAGGGACGGCGCCCCAGTGGACACCGTGGAACATCACTCGGAGTTTGTGTGCGGATTGGACTTCAGCCTGCACGTACCCGGCCAG GTGCTCGACTGCGCCTGGGACGAGACGGTCAAGATCTACACACCGCCGAGTTTGTCTGCCGGCGCGGCGCGCCTGTGA